Within Streptomyces antibioticus, the genomic segment TGAGCGGGCTTGCGGCGATACCAGCCGTCCATACGATGGTTGCGGCAGGGATCGTCTCGCCGTCCGAGAGGGTGAGGCTCGCGGACGTGGCCGATGCCACGGTGCGTCCCAGACGTCGTTCGATGTTCAGCCCACCGATCGCCTCGTCGATGACAGGGCGGGGATTCTCACCGAGTTCCGGGCCGACGACGTCCGCACGGTCGACCAGGAGGACGCGGACCTCGTCCCGTGAACCGTTGGGGGCGGCGATGGCGTGAAGCCGCTCGCCCAGTGCGGTGGCGATTTCCAGGCCGGTGAAGCCGGCGCCAACGACAACTGCGGTGTAGCGGCCCGGCGAGTAAGGCTGTTCTGGAAGTCTGCGGAGGTGGTTGCCGAGGGCGGCCGCAGCGGGAAGGGTGTCGACATCGAAGAGGTTGTCCGAGCCGGGGAAGTCGGGCCGTACGAGCTGGCTGCCGGTGGCGAGTACCAGCTTGTCGTATGTCAGGCTCAGCTCTTCACCCGTGCGCCCCACGGCGCGGACGGTGTGCGTGTCAGTGTCGATTCCGGTGACCGTCGCCGTGATGCGGCGGACGCCGATGGGGCCCAGTACGCGGTCGAGGGCTACCCGCATGCTTTCGGGTGCCTCCTCATAGAGGCGGGGGCGAATGACGAGGTCGTCACCACCGCTGACCAGTGTCACTCGCACATCTCTGCCGGCACTGCCTGCCTCGCGTGCGGCGCGCACGGCGCCTGCCGCGCTCCATACGCCGGCGAAGCCGCCGCCAATGATCAGGACGTCCTTCATGAAGTTCTCCGCTTTCGGTGATGCGTCGAGTCGTGTGACCTGGGCCGACGGGCTGTTGGGCCATTCGACCGACCCCAGCAATCATGGATACTAAATATCCTGGATATTTGATGTCAAGATCTTTTCCGGCAGGCGAGGGGTTGCCTGCGCTCAGGTGATCGGTACCGCCCTCAGTCCTGGACATGTAATGTCCGTAATATGCGAATGGCTAAGGGTGTCGAGTGGGCACTGCACACACTGTTGAACCTGGACATGGTCGGCGGCGGCCCTGTGGGCAGCGGTCAGCTCGCCGAGGCTCACGGCCTCTCCCCCTCATACCTCAACAAGCAGTTGCAGCAGCTTGCC encodes:
- a CDS encoding NAD(P)/FAD-dependent oxidoreductase; translation: MKDVLIIGGGFAGVWSAAGAVRAAREAGSAGRDVRVTLVSGGDDLVIRPRLYEEAPESMRVALDRVLGPIGVRRITATVTGIDTDTHTVRAVGRTGEELSLTYDKLVLATGSQLVRPDFPGSDNLFDVDTLPAAAALGNHLRRLPEQPYSPGRYTAVVVGAGFTGLEIATALGERLHAIAAPNGSRDEVRVLLVDRADVVGPELGENPRPVIDEAIGGLNIERRLGRTVASATSASLTLSDGETIPAATIVWTAGIAASPLTAQIPGEHDRLGRLQVDAHLRVRGVPDVYAAGDTALAPAEDGYSTMQSCQHALPMGKFAGHNVTADLLGNIPLQFTPDPYTTCLDLGPAGAVFTEGRDRKIAMTGEEAKALKQNINALWIYPPVDDPEQILAQAGRFSNG